From the genome of Latilactobacillus curvatus JCM 1096 = DSM 20019:
TTCATCAGTCAGTGACACTAAATCACAGACCGTCCCAATCGCCACTAGGTCCAAACTCTCGTAAGGGATTTCTTCCAATAATGCCGTAGCGACTTTAAATGCCACCCCAACCCCACATAAATCACTAAAGGGATACTGTCCCTCTGGATGACGGGGGTGAATGATTGCTGTCGCATTTGGCAATGTACTTGGTAGTTCATGGTGATCTGTGACCACTACATCGACACCGTGTTCTTGCGCGTAGGCGATTGGCTCTAAGCCACTCACCCCGTTATCAACGGTCACAATCAACTGGGTCCCATTTTCAACGAGTTGCTTATAGACATCTAAATTGGGCCCGTAGCCATCTTTAAACCGGTTGGGCACATATACTTCCACATCGGCGCCTAAACTTTCGAGCGTCTCTTGCATCAAAGCGGTACTTGTAATCCCATCGGCATCGTAATCGCCGTAGACTGTAATTTTTTCGCCGCCCATCACAGCCGCTTGGATTCGATCGACTGCCGTTTGCATATCATACAAAGCGTATGGATCATGTAATTGACCGACATTCGGATGCATAAACGCACTGATTGCCTCAGGTGTTTTGATTCCTCGTTGCCACAACAATTGGGCTGCGGCTTTCGGGAGTGCTTCAACTGCCATTATTGCTTGTAAGTCTTGGTCAGTTGGTGTTGCTTTTAATTGCCATTCATATTGTGCTTCCACATTAATCCCTCGCTACTTCCAAATCATTAACTTACCCATTATAGCAAAGATTATTATATTTCGTTTAATAATCCAATCAATGCTTTTGTTTATCAGTCCAAATGATATACTGTTAATTGATACACAAGGTTATTACATAGGGGGAAACAACCATGACAGTTTTAGTATTAGGTGGCGCCGGCTACATCGGCTCGCACACCGTTGATCAATTAATTCAACGCGGCACGGATGTGGCCGTTGTCGACAGTCTCGTCACCGGCCATCAAGCCGCCATTAATTCACAAGCGCGCTTTTATCAAGGCGATATTCGCGACAAAGATTTCATGCGCAGCGTCTTCCAACAAGAAAAAGTCAGCGGTGTGATTCATTTCGCCGCTTTCTCAATCGTGCCCGAATCGATGCAAGCACCACTTAAATATTTCGACAATAACACATACGGCATGACTGCCTTACTCGAAGTGATGAATGAATTCGACGTCAAACACATCGTCTTTTCATCAACAGCGGCCACTTATGGGGAACCGAAATCAATTCCAATTAAGGAATCCGACCCACAAGTCCCAACTAACCCGTATGGTGAAAGTAAATTAATGATGGAAACGATGATGAAATGGGCTGACAGAGCTTACGGTATTAAATTCGTTGCATTACGGTACTTCAATGTCGCTGGTGCCAAACCAGATGGTTCAATCGGCGAAGATCATCACCCAGAAACCCACTTGTTACCAATCGTGTTACAAGTGGCTGCTGGCAAACGTGAACAACTCTCCATCTTTGGTGATGATTATGATACACCAGATGGCACTAACGTCCGCGACTATGTCCACGCGTTAGACTTAGCCGACGCCCATATTTTGGCCCTCGGTTACCTCGAAGAAGGCCATGATAGTAACGCCTTTAACTTAGGCTCATCAACTGGTTTTTCAAATATGGAAATTGTCGAAGCCGCTCGCAAAGTGACTGGCAAGGCAATTCCTGTGACAATGGCACCGCGTCGTGCTGGTGATCCAAGTACTTTGATTGCCGCAAGTGACAAAGCACGCGAAGTCTTAGGTTGGACGCCACAGTATGACAATATGGAAGCAATTATTGAAACTGCCTGGAATTGGCATTTAAATCATCCCAACGGTTATACAGACCGCGGTTAATGATGAAGGAACACGCCAGAAATTCTCTGGCGTGTTTTTTTATGGCCTAATTTGGACATGCGTCATTGTTTTTGTTATAATGAAACCACCATTGAGGAGGCACTAACTTATGCAAGTATTGATTCTTGTTTTAACTTATCTAATCGCCGTTGAACACATCGGTATCATGGGGCTGGAAATGTTTGCCAGTGCTGAAACAAAGGCGAAAGCTTTTGACATGCCGCTAGACTTTGTCAAACTACCAAATGCCCGCGTGGCACTGGCCAACCAAGGCATTTATAACGGAATGTTGGGCGCCGTAATTATCATGGTCAACCTGTTATTAGCCGGCCAAACGCTCAAGATTGTCCTCGCCCTATTAATGCTCTACATCTTCATCGTTGCCCTTTACGGGACATTTACCGCCACCAAGAAAATTTTCTTCTTACAAGGCTTACCCGCTTTAATCACATTATTGTTAATCTTATTCTTCTAAAAAAGAGCTTTAATCATGACAAATCCAATTCTCATCACCACCACCGAAACTATTCCTGGTAAAAAATATGAAGTGCTCGGTGAAGTTTTCGGTTTAACCACTCAATCCAAGAACGTCTTCAAAAACATCGGCGCTTCATTGAAAAATGTCGTCGGTGGCGAAATCAAAGCCTATACTGAAATGATGACTGAATCACGCGATGTAGCCATCGACCGGCTTCGCCAAAATGCACTTGAAATGGGCGCAGATGCGGTTGTCATGATGCGCTTTGATTCCGGTTCAATCGGAACAGATATGCAATCAGTTGCCGCTTATGGCACGGCTGTTAAATATATCGACTAACAAAAAAAGATGAACGGTTCCCTGATATTCAGGAAATCATTCATCTTTTTTAATTTACTTATTAATTCTAATCAACAACTTAAGCCGCTGGTGCTGCGGGTTGTGCGCTATTTAAAGTCCACGTAATGTTGCTCGAGAATGTATCACCAGCCGCAAGTTGAATACTTGGATTGGCACTTAATGCTAATTTCCCAGCAACTTGCCATGTTTTCGACATCTTATCCGTCATAATCGGTATTTCAGTACCATTATCAGATAATCCTACGTTCGTTGGCAAGCCAGTCATATTAATGGCTGTGCTGCTTAATTGTTTGCCTGTGGTTGATGCCATTTTACTCATCTTTGCTGTCAATTTCCAACCTGGCGTTGCTCTGGTATCCGTGATTTTCAACCCATCACTGACCTGATATTGCTTGTCCTGAGCAGTTGTACCAACATAAATATCTTTTGACAAGACGTTCCCAAATCTAAAGCTAGGCACTTGATCCAATGACAACTTACCAACTGCTGGTTGCGCTTGTAATTCAGCTTCGTTAGAAACAATCGTAACTTTTTTTGAACTTCCACTTGATTCTTCCGTTACGTTAGTCGTTAATGTTAGCTGTGCTCGATAACTCTTTCCAGCCGTAGTTGCAGCTGCAGCATCTTTCATGAAAGTACTATCTTTACTAAAGGTTAGTGGTTGTTCCGTATTTAAGTTCGCTAAATTTGTAATGTCACCCTTAAGATTAGAAACACCACTATTAGTAGCGGGGGTTATTGTCTTATCCTCACCATCTGTAAATTGCCATTCATAATGCCAATTACTCGTTGCACCAGATGCCTTAGCTAGGTCTGACAAACCATCAACTGACCAAGTCCCACCGAGATCCGCCGCTTTCTTGTAGGCTGCTAACCCACCAACATAAACCGTTTTCTCTTTAGAGACATTCCCTGCAGCAATTTTATATTTAGCTGGAATCCCTGGTGTATTCGGATCTTTATTCAATTTTCCAGTATAATACGAATCTGGCTTATACTTTTCACCCTCCACATCAATCGCTTCGTTAACTTTATTCACTTATTTCGTGCGTTTAATAGTAAAATGATTAAGCAGTTGGTGCAGTTGGTGCAGTTGGTGTTGTTGATGAAAGATTCCAATTAATTGTTGTTGTGAAACTCTCATCTTTAGCTAAATCGGCTGCTGGATTTGCTGCTAATGTTAACGTAGCTGCTTCCATCTTGAAATTATCGACACCATGTTTCCCGTTACCTTTAACCACTTCAACGGCAGGAGAATCGTCCTTAACAGCACCTGTTAAAGTTTCACCAAGTGAACCAGTAGAATCTAAATTCAATATTGCGCCTGTTAGTTTATTAGCATCATCTGTGAATTGAGCCATGTCAGCTGTCAACGACCAGTCAGATTTGCCTAAACGTATATCAGCAATTTCTAAAGCGCCAGCTGTTTTAGCAACTTTACCAGTAAAGCCAGCATAAATCGCACTAGCTTCAATTGTCCCAAAGCTGAAACTTGGTACTGATTTTAATACTAATGTCACATTTTCAGGATCTGTTGGGTTTGTTGGATCCTTAGCAACAACACTAAAGTCGGCTTTTGATGTTTGCGGAGCAACTGCGTCAGCTGATACTGACCCCACTGTCATTGCTGTTGGTGCTACCATTGTTGCTAATGCTGAAAATAATTTTGTCTTCATTGATAATTCCTCCAAATTATTATTAATTACATTTAATATAGTAGCACGCAATTCAATTGCCGGATAACAAAAAATAGATACCATACGGTATCTATTTTTACCCTTCACTAATTATTCGTTAAACCGATTCCAATCCTGTCCTAGCAGTTATTTCCCCATTACCATTCTTCTAGTGTAAACAGCTTGCCCGGAATGCATGACCGCATCATCCACGATTGAGACTAAGCGTGCTTCACGGGTAACTGCCGGTGTCCAATTTTCATCAATTATCTCTAATAAAGACTCGTCAGTAACTTCAGCCAGGTAATCAAGCGTCAATTGCAATGCGTCTGCTAAGTAACCAATTAATAATGCTTTATCGATGATAATCACTTTGGCTGCTTCTTCTGGTGAATGCGACCAATCTTGCGTTTCATCGGGTAGATCTAATGCAAATTTTTGTGACCAACCTGCACGTATCCACAATGGTTGTATCCCTTTCAAATCCGCAATCTGATAATCCATTTCACGGGCAGTATGCCATACTAACCAGGTCACCGATTTAATTAGTGGCTGCGGCATTGTATTGGCCTCAGCCACTGTCATTTGTTCCAATGTATCGAGTAATCGTTCTTGAGCGCGTTCGACCGTTGCACTTAATAGTTGCGTTGCATGCATCTTATCATCCTCCATATCTAAAAGTTAACCCCATTGTATCATTAAACCACTACTAGGCCTTTTTTTATGAATTTACCAAACCATTACGAAGCTTTACACTTTATTTTCACTAGAACAACAAACACTTTACATTATTGTTTATGCTTAACCTTGTAAAGAATAAAAAATCGTTTTACAAGAAGCAATCAATATGCGCATGAGCCAAACAATCATCCCTTACGTGGCAACAACAACTTTATTACTTTTGGCAGCCGGCTGTACCCCACAAAAAAATACTAAACAATCGACAGCTCATCAATCCACCCTTGTCCCTAAACAAAACATGAGTCGCCACATTCAATTAGCCGGTGCGATTAATACTCGTGATCTAGGTGGAATTGTCACGAAAACAGGTGCCAAAATTAAAGCCAATCGGTTAATTCGTTCTGGTGAATTAGCTGGTTTAACAACGAAGGATAAACAGAAGTTAACCGTTGGAAAACAATTAAATAACATCGTTGATTTACGGACTAGTAGCGAAGTTGCGGCTAAACCCGATCCCGCTTTAAGCAACGTCCACTACAATCACTATGATGTCACCAAGTCTTTAGGGACTTCGGCAAGTCAAGCTGACTTTTTCAAGAATCTCGATAAGGTTGATGGTGAAGCTTTCATGATTGATATTAACCAAAAATTGGTTACTGATCCCGCAGCACGCACGAACTATAAACAGTTCTTTAATGTCTTATTGAATAATAAAAGTGGTGCGACACTTTGGCATTGTACAGCCGGTAAAGATCGTGCCGGATTCGGTACTATGTTAGTCCTCAGTGCCCTCGGGGTTGATCAAAAGAGCATCATGGACGACTACCTCGCCTCTAATAAATATCGCCGCGCCGAAAATGAAAAGACAATTGAACAAATTAAGGTGGCAACTCACAATAACCCCAAAGCCGTTAAAACGATCACTGCAATGATGGCCGTCCGTAAACCCTATCTACAGGCCGCATATGACACAATGAACAAAGAATATGGTGGCGTTAATGGTTATTTGAAACACGGGCTGGGTTTGACTAAGGCGGATCTCAACCAATTAAAAACGATGTATCTTACCAAGAGTTAATGCTTCATCAGGTAGATTCACTATTCTCGTCTCTCCATTTTTTTGGTATACTGCTCCTTAGAATCAATCAGTTAAAGGAGCCTCATCATGTTACCTGCTCAACATCTCATTTTATTATTGATCGTGATCATTGCTGCAATCGGCGTCTTAAGTTCATCAGTCATCTTATTCATCGCCCAACAAAAGAAAAATGACCAACTTAAGAAGAAATCGAATGTGCTCTTTTGGGTCAGCATCCTCGTGATGATGATCTTTCTGAAACTAATCGATATGCTTCAATAAACACCAAAAAGCATGCCAGTCAAATTTGACTAGCATGCTTTTTTTGCAATCTATCTTCTAAAAAACCACCCTTAATTCTTTGCTAAGTTACAAAACTTGGTCTAAGCAATTTTATTGTTCCCCACCTTTTAGGATGTTATCTTAAAGCTACTAAAGGAGGTGTCACTATGAAAACCTTAGACAATATCGCGCTTACTTTATTAATCGTTGGTGGTTTGAACTGGCTACTTGTCGGTCTATTCAAATTCGACCTAGTCGCTATGTTATTTGGCGGTCAAGCAGCTATTATTTCGCGCATCGTATATGTCCTTGTTGGACTTAGCGCATTATATTGCATTAAGCTATTTGCACCCATCAACAGCGCGCAGCATGAATAGCTTTCTGGAGCGGCTTTTTATAGGGACCAAACATCCTGCTCGTCTCAATCGCTATCCATTAACGTGTTGGTAAAACTGTTATTTCTTTTCAATAACGCAAAAAAGCGTGCTAGTCAGCCTCGACTAGCACGCTTTTATTTTTTTATTTGGTAGATTGTAAAATTAATCCGACGCTGTTCGGACAAAAAAGATCAGCTTCCCTTAAAATGGTGTTTACCACAAACCCATCTTTTAGGAGCTGATCTTTTGTCTAGTATAACCTATTCCGAACGAATTAAAATCGAAACCTTTTGTGAACTAGGGCTGTCCAATATCCAAATGGGCGTTCGGCTGAACCGATCACCGTCAACAATTTCTTATGAATTATCTCGATGTCAACCTTATCAGGCTGAATTAGCACAAACAGATGC
Proteins encoded in this window:
- a CDS encoding DUF1304 domain-containing protein; its protein translation is MQVLILVLTYLIAVEHIGIMGLEMFASAETKAKAFDMPLDFVKLPNARVALANQGIYNGMLGAVIIMVNLLLAGQTLKIVLALLMLYIFIVALYGTFTATKKIFFLQGLPALITLLLILFF
- a CDS encoding DinB family protein — translated: MHATQLLSATVERAQERLLDTLEQMTVAEANTMPQPLIKSVTWLVWHTAREMDYQIADLKGIQPLWIRAGWSQKFALDLPDETQDWSHSPEEAAKVIIIDKALLIGYLADALQLTLDYLAEVTDESLLEIIDENWTPAVTREARLVSIVDDAVMHSGQAVYTRRMVMGK
- a CDS encoding tyrosine-protein phosphatase; this encodes MRMSQTIIPYVATTTLLLLAAGCTPQKNTKQSTAHQSTLVPKQNMSRHIQLAGAINTRDLGGIVTKTGAKIKANRLIRSGELAGLTTKDKQKLTVGKQLNNIVDLRTSSEVAAKPDPALSNVHYNHYDVTKSLGTSASQADFFKNLDKVDGEAFMIDINQKLVTDPAARTNYKQFFNVLLNNKSGATLWHCTAGKDRAGFGTMLVLSALGVDQKSIMDDYLASNKYRRAENEKTIEQIKVATHNNPKAVKTITAMMAVRKPYLQAAYDTMNKEYGGVNGYLKHGLGLTKADLNQLKTMYLTKS
- a CDS encoding WxL domain-containing protein → MKTKLFSALATMVAPTAMTVGSVSADAVAPQTSKADFSVVAKDPTNPTDPENVTLVLKSVPSFSFGTIEASAIYAGFTGKVAKTAGALEIADIRLGKSDWSLTADMAQFTDDANKLTGAILNLDSTGSLGETLTGAVKDDSPAVEVVKGNGKHGVDNFKMEAATLTLAANPAADLAKDESFTTTINWNLSSTTPTAPTAPTA
- a CDS encoding DUF378 domain-containing protein, coding for MKTLDNIALTLLIVGGLNWLLVGLFKFDLVAMLFGGQAAIISRIVYVLVGLSALYCIKLFAPINSAQHE
- the galE gene encoding UDP-glucose 4-epimerase GalE; this encodes MTVLVLGGAGYIGSHTVDQLIQRGTDVAVVDSLVTGHQAAINSQARFYQGDIRDKDFMRSVFQQEKVSGVIHFAAFSIVPESMQAPLKYFDNNTYGMTALLEVMNEFDVKHIVFSSTAATYGEPKSIPIKESDPQVPTNPYGESKLMMETMMKWADRAYGIKFVALRYFNVAGAKPDGSIGEDHHPETHLLPIVLQVAAGKREQLSIFGDDYDTPDGTNVRDYVHALDLADAHILALGYLEEGHDSNAFNLGSSTGFSNMEIVEAARKVTGKAIPVTMAPRRAGDPSTLIAASDKAREVLGWTPQYDNMEAIIETAWNWHLNHPNGYTDRG
- a CDS encoding WxL domain-containing protein, whose translation is MNKVNEAIDVEGEKYKPDSYYTGKLNKDPNTPGIPAKYKIAAGNVSKEKTVYVGGLAAYKKAADLGGTWSVDGLSDLAKASGATSNWHYEWQFTDGEDKTITPATNSGVSNLKGDITNLANLNTEQPLTFSKDSTFMKDAAAATTAGKSYRAQLTLTTNVTEESSGSSKKVTIVSNEAELQAQPAVGKLSLDQVPSFRFGNVLSKDIYVGTTAQDKQYQVSDGLKITDTRATPGWKLTAKMSKMASTTGKQLSSTAINMTGLPTNVGLSDNGTEIPIMTDKMSKTWQVAGKLALSANPSIQLAAGDTFSSNITWTLNSAQPAAPAA
- a CDS encoding heavy metal-binding domain-containing protein is translated as MTNPILITTTETIPGKKYEVLGEVFGLTTQSKNVFKNIGASLKNVVGGEIKAYTEMMTESRDVAIDRLRQNALEMGADAVVMMRFDSGSIGTDMQSVAAYGTAVKYID